Within Vicia villosa cultivar HV-30 ecotype Madison, WI unplaced genomic scaffold, Vvil1.0 ctg.000643F_1_1, whole genome shotgun sequence, the genomic segment AATTCCAAAAtaatttttgatattcttaagAAATTGTGCATTGCTGGTCATGTGGTTGGAAGCCCCCGAATCAAAATACCAAGAGGAAGAAGGTTTACCTGAGAATCCGAGAGCAAAGAATGCTGAAACGATCATTTGTTGAACCATTTCAGGGGTCACCGTTGAAGTAGTAGTAGAAGCATTTTGTTGAACCAGTGCTAGATTGGCTGAATTGTTTGGAATAAATGAACCAACCAAGGCTGTAAAAGCTGTGACATTTCTCTTTGGTGGCCTTATTGGACATTCCTTAAGAATATGTCCGTATTTTTTGCAATAGTTGCAGAATTTTTTCGGGCAGTTTGAAGCGTAATGTCCCAATTGCTTGCAACAGAAACATTGAACAACACTCATGTCATGACTTCTTGATTTTCCTCGTGCTACATATGCCATTGGAACAATAGATGATTTGTTATCTTCAATGATGGACTGCATAAGGAGACGTTGTTCTTCACGTAACAGATCATTGAAACATGTATCCAATGATGGTACAGGGTTTCTATGCATGAGACTGAACCGAATGCCTTCAAATTCTAATCTCAATTTCATAAGAAATTGATCCCGTTTAGTAGTTTAATGAACATATTGTACAGAATTAAGACCTGTAGGATTCAAATCTGCATAAACTATATGAGTGTATTCAGCCCACAGATTCATGAATTGAGAGTAAAAATTAGAGATCGAGAGACTATCATGTTTAAAGAAAGTTATGTCATGTTCAAGCTGGAATTTTCGAGCGGCGTTGTTCTGATTGTAGACTTTCTTCAAATAATTCCACATTGTTAATGCTATTTTGTAAGGTCGAAGATTCAGGACAATGTTGGGATCACCAGAACCTAGGACCTAGGACATGACTTGAGCATCTTTGACTACCCATTTGGCATGGGCAACTTTATCTTTGTCTTTGTCAGGGGCTGTAGTGCTGCCATCAACATGACCCCACAAATTTTTTCTTGTGACGAATATCTCAAAATGGAATGCCCAAGTTGAGTAGTTTTTGCCATTGAGGCGAACCAGCAGGATTTCATGCTTTTCGGTAGACTTGGAACTATGGAAATAGGAATTGAACAAGAATGAGGGGATAATTTGGATTGGGAAACAAATAACCGAGAAttgaaaaagaagagagaaaaaaaacgaGAACGTGAACAAAAATGAAACAGGATCGTGAAAAAAATAGACTAGGATCGTGAAAATAAACAGACTAGGTTCTTGGATTTTCACTTAGGCTGATACCATGTTAACTAAGACAAAGGTTTGGACAAAATTGTTATTCTTTTCATTCTGATTTCGCAGATAAATACACGATTATTTCCTAAACTGTCATATTTACATTTACAGCTAATTATACTAATTAAGAGAATAAATATTACAAATAAATGTACAATCTCAACATAACTATTTCTAATAATTTGCTAATTATTGCTAATGATTCTGTTGACAACCGGGtgtgtgtcattttttgtatgttttGTCGTGACGAATGTAAAAGCAAaacgattcaatacatatataatatatctatattTAATGTAGTCAACGTTTATACGTACCAGTTTAATCATTTTAATTGGTTTGATGCTGAATCTGCACAAAATAGACTTGTGTGATTCTATTTCTACATAAttcaaatatgcatatccgaaattttTAAGCGGGAGGGCTTATTTCACATATGCATATCCAAAGCTTCCACTGTGATGGTCAGATAAGATTTATTGGGTCCATATTCCTCCAAAAGGTCtataaataatgtatttttatCAACATCTCAAGTCACAATAAAAAATACTCAAACCTATCTTCACCTTGCCTTTGTCTACTTCAGCAATGGTTACCCGATGCCTCTTTAGTTTAGGTTTTCGCACGACACGCCGTTCGCGGAGCTGATTCCGACATTGAATTCTTTCTTGCAATATCCAGAAAATCGAAAGGTGGTCAAGCTTCAGTACCGTTCACCGTCACTTGACGCCGAAGGAAACATCAAATTCACCCCATTTGAGCTCTAAAGAACGACGACGATTTATAGGTTATGTGGATAACTTTTTAACGATATTCTTCGAAGGATTCGATTGAGTTGGATATAAAACTTCAAAGATCAGGAgaagacgttatcaaaatgttgtgtCGTCCTCAAGTatccgtgttcaacaatatgtagatatgttaataaataaaataatagattaaATAAGAATAGATCAAAATAGAATAAAACCAAATGATGTCAATCATTTTGGACCCACTGAATTAAATTTGTGTGTGGAATTTTTATGATCTCTGCCTGCCAGTGTTGACTCAAGACAGTAACCCTGACGACTTGAAGTTCACAGAATTTCTCATCCTTTTCCTTTCCATCTTTACTAATTCTTTTGAAATTCATCACTATTTTTTTAGAAAGGTTTCGCCATCTCCACTTTCTGATTCAACTAAATggataaaattaaaatgaaggtTACAGAGCCttcctcatcatcctcatcaAAGTTGCCATTTCCAACTACTGAACAAGGTGAATAATTCATTCTTTTATTTACTTCTACTTTATATGAATTTAGTTTGAAACCACACATATtgattctctctcttttttttttcttgaatcAGTAATAAAGATCCATGATGTGTTCTTGAGTTTCAGAGGAGAAGATACGCGTGCTTGCTTCACTTCACATCTCTGTACCGCTCTTCAAAATGCCGGAATTAAGGTTTTTATTGACGATAATGACCTTCAAAAAGGAGATCATATTTCACCATCATTACACCTAGCAATCCAGCAGTCTCAGATTTCTATAGTTGTTTTCTCTATAAATTATCCCGATTCACGATGGTGTCTCGATGAATTGGAAAACATAATGGAGTGTCACAGAAGCGACAGACAAGTGGTTGTGCCAGTGTTCTACCATTTAGATCCCTCTGAAGTGCGTAATCAGAGAGGCGAGTTTGGAGAAGCTTTTCAACGTCTTTTGAACAAAATGAAAAAGGATGTAAATTTCGATTTACTGTGTGAAAGGGAATTGGGGTGGAGAGCGACGCTTCATCTGGCGGCTAACATTGCAGGGTTCGTAATACTAAACTCCAGGTAATCAaaatgtttataatttttttaactcaAACTTCCCCTCTATCTACTTTTGATATATATACATTCTAATTGTGTAGGAATGAAAGTGAGGATATCAAAACTATTGTCGACAAAATTTCATATTTGTTGGACAAGACAGATTTGTTTATTACGCATAATCCCGTGGGAATTGAATCTCGAGTGCAAGATGTGATTCAACTTCTACCCATCCAATCAAATGATGTTCTACTACTAGGGATGTGGGGCATGGGGGGAATTGGAAAAACAACCATTGCAAAAGCCGTTTACAATAAGATTGGCCGCAATTTTAAAGGTAGGAGCTTCCTTGCTAATATTAGGCAAAATGGGAGGAAAATTGATGGACTAGTGGGTTTACAAAAGCAACTTCTATTTGATATCTACAAAGAATCGCCAATCAAGACACAATACATTCAGTCGGGAATAGCCATATTACAAAATAAACCCAATAAAAAGAAAGTACTTATTGTACTTGATGATGTGAGTACGTTAGAGGAAATGAATACTTTTTGTGGAAGTCGTAAATGGTTTGGTCAAGGGAGTATAATAATCATCACAACCAGAGATATGCATTTACTTAATGGGAGAGTTGACCAAATATACAACATGACAATAATGAATGAAAGTGAATCAATTGAGCTTTTTAGTTGGAATGCGTTTAAGAAAGCGAGTCCTACAGATGATTTTAATAGAATTTCCAGAAATGTAGTTGAATATTGCGAGGGATTGCCGCTAGCTCTTGAAGTTCTTGGGTCTTTTTTGTATCATAAGACGGAATCTGAGTGGGAACTTGTATTGGAGAAACTCAAAAGAATTCCTAATAACCAAGTACAGAAGAAGTTAAGAATAAGTTATGATGGTTTAAATGATGACGATGAGCAAGAAATATTTCTTGACATAGCTTGTTTCTTTATTGGGATGGATCAAAACGATGTTATACTTGTATTGAAAGACTGTGGACTTTCTGCTGAAATTGGAATAAGTGTCCTTGTTGAGCGAAGccttgtgattgttgatgataagAACATTCTTGGAATGCATGGTTTGGTGCGAGATATGGGAAGAGAAATTGTTCGTGAGGAATCACCAAAGAGGCCCGAGGAACGTAGCAGGTTGTGGTTTCCTAAGGATGTGATTGATGTACTATCCAGAGAAAATGTAAGAACTTCACATACTATTTCCGTAAAACTATGGATTCAAAATAACTAACACTTTAGAAGTTAAAAGGAACATTTATAATTCATCTGTCCAGATCCATATGTTTGTTGATTATCAAGAGATAATCGGAAATTATTTTGGCGGTGAATCTTTTATCCGTCCTAACTTATAGTTAGTAACAATAGGATTAGTTTCATGGCAAGTTTTATATTCACCTTGTTGCTTTAATTTGTGAATGCTTTTGGTTTTTGGTTCATTATACTTCATAGGGAAAATATGGTGTTTTGGGACTGGCTTTGAAGCTTCCTAGAGCTAGAGGAAGATGTTTTAGCACTACAGCTTTTGAGAAGATGGAGAGACTCAGATTCCTTCAACTTGATGAGGTAACACTTATTGGAGATTTTGAATATGTTTCTAAAGATCTTAGATGGCTGTCATGGAATGGATTAAGTCAAATACCTTCAAACTTCCATAAAGAAAATTTAGTTTCCATCGAACTTGAGAACAACAAAGTCAAACTTCTATGGAAGAAGACCCTGGTATGACTTTTGATTTTATGTTTTCACGCTTCATGAGTTATTATCACTTGTCATATTTATGGTTGAAATTTAAAAATGATGACCTTTCAAGTTGAACTTTTGTAAACATTTAATACTATATTATTGGATTATCGTGCAAAGAAGTTTTGTCTATATATTTACTATTTAGTTTCCACCATGAAAGCTACTACATATACTGCAGCAGGTCAAACACATCATTTCAAATTTACCACCTAAATTTTGTGCAAAAACATCGATATAGTTAAAAGCAGGGGCAAAAATGGTtgcattttttactattttattaaagAAACTTTCAATGTACATTTCAAATTTATCAACTCTCGGTAAAATTCTAAGACATGGGTTAATAATTTATACAGTATCATATGCAGATATTTTGCCTTTTTCAAAGATTTTCCATTGATACTTTAAAATAATATCTCTGCAATAACGTAAATGTTTTACTTCCCATTCTCATGACCAGTGTGATACATTGTAACCCTTTCCATTTACTTTTTTAAGCCTCTTATATAAGTTCCTCAATAATATTTACATTCTTGCAGAGGATGGAGAAGCTAAAAATTCTCAACCTTAGTCATTCTCACTTTCTCACACGAAGCCCTGACTTTTCAAACATGCCTAATCTTGAAAAGCTAGTACTCAAAGATTGTCCATTGTTGTCTGAGATTTCTCCTAGCGTTGGACATCTCAATAAAATTCTTCTGATAAATTTGGAAGACTGTGTTAGCCTACGTAGCCTCCCAAAAAGCATCTACAAGTCGAAATCTCTGAAAACTCTCCTTCTTTCGGGTTGTTTAAAGATTGACAAGTTGGAAGAAGATAAAATAGAATTTTCAACCACTCTCCTTACATATTACACTGCAATAAAAAGAGTACTCTTTTCAGTAGTAAGTTCAAAAAGCATTGGATATATTTCTAGGTGTTGCTATGAGGGATTTTCACTTGATGCGTTTCCATCTATCATTTGGCCTTGGATGTTGAGATATGCACTGATTTGTATATAATTTTTGTAATCATTAGGATTGATTGTGTATTGATTCACATACTCTCTTTTTTCCCCGCGTTTATGTTTGATGTATGTGTATCAGCTCATACATTTGAAATCTTTATGCTATATATGTTGacatatttattcattatttgacactatttggttttatgtttattttatttcaatgtcTTAAATCATTTATTAATTTATGGAGTATCTCTATGTATCCTAATCTATAAAAGGAACACCGTTCTCATTGGAATAAACAAGTTCTGAATTTGCAGCATATTTCAACTATATATGTAAGTCTATAAAAGGAACCCTTTAATTTTGAAGGTTCTTCTGTAATTTTTCTAGTCCCTCAATGGAAGGGCTTAACTTGAAGACAAATGATGTGCATTGTCTATACCCCAAACAATATAACAATTAACAACAGATGGCCTTAAGAATGTGTTACGTGAAATATTGCACAAAGACCACCATTCAGCTTTATAAAAGAGAGACATTAGTCTCCTTTGAATATGTGGAGAGGCAAATACGGATCTTGTTAAGGAAGGATGCCGTTCGTGGTTATACACATCGCTTTGCAGGTATGAGGCTTTAGATTGGTCGCAACTTATATACAGGAATTAAATTTTGATGGATGTTGCGCTGGAGTGTGTGTTCGCACCTTCTTGTTATTGAGAATATAGTTAGTTGCTTATTTAGTGTATGAGTCCTATGAGTCCTAGAGTTACACATTTTGTACAATCTTCATCATTGGCATCATTTTCTAATCCATCAGTACAACTGATTTTTAAGCATTTCTATTTTATTCCATGGATTtcatgtttcatatcctttctttttcttttttttctatttccatTTACTTTCTTTTTGCGAAAATTCCTTTAATCTCTGGTTTACGATTTCTTTCAGATCGATTCATTTTCTCATATTTCCTTCCATTGGATGTGTTTGTAGAACtgttaggctatgtttgggagtttggaggggaagggaggagaatgctttggaaaataggaagaattggatgaaaaagataaaaagattttaggtaggagggttttggagggtttgagtttattcataacatcaGAAACCCCATGGGAGAACTCAAAAAATgaattgaaggagggttttgaagggttttAAAGGACTTACATAAATATTCCAAATATCTTTtgggttgttatagtattctgaaaattaaaaatttactaatgatattgactcttttatcattctaaacaaaatcattttttcaaaaaatgtcaaatatttttctatatttttttaaaatttcatttttggaagcctttccctcccctctcctccaaactcccaaacatagcctaaaagtGAAAGTCACATGCTTTCTCCCAAGAGAGCTTATGTAACACCTCTAACTTGACTTCATGGAGAGAAAAAATGAAACTAAATTGTGCTACTGGTCCCCCCCGAGTAAACATTCTTCCTCTTCAACTTCAATGCTCCAAATGAAAAATCCTGCATTGTCAACTCTGATATAAGTGTTACTCTAAATACATCAATGCAGGCAGTAACAGTTAACCAAAAATGACCTTCACAGAATCAATGGAGAACCTGTACCTATGTCCGTGTCTTAAATATAAACTTGTCAACTTATCACGCATTTCTTCAACTACTTCCTTTGAGTAGGCTAGTGATTTATCTGTTTGCATTTTCATCTAGTAGACAGACTCCATTTTCCTATTGAATTTACCTTTGTCGCGCGCATCTCATCCCAACATTTATTCAATGCAAGACTGTTGTTCCCTTCATTGCCGCAACTCGTTGTAAAATGGATAAAACACTAATCAGAATACTCTTAAATGTTCAAAATAACCACTCCGCACATTATCACTTCATAGTTTCTGTTCAGAAAACATATACCATATTTTATGATTAATGGTATCAAAATTGAatgtataaattttattttacttaCCGGAAGCACACATAAGTTAGAACTCCACCAGCACCAAATAACAAGATTAAACACCAACTAACAAGATTAAACAGCAGGCCAGATTCTTCATTAGAAGAATAGGACAAATGCATTCTTAGACATGGTCACATAGATAAAATCTTCTTGATCAGGGCTTCAAAATGAAACCAAACACCAGTATTACTTTCTTTAGCACCTCAAGTAGCATCCAATCTACACATAACTTTGTTCCATTATTCTGCCAACTGGTTCATCATATAGGAGATAAATTGTTGTCTTTTTCACAAATAAATTGTtctcaaaaacaacaacaacctccATTTTATTGCCAGGTTCTATACTTGATACTAATCTCTGACCCTCCTCATCTTCTAATGAGACTAGTGCCTCTCTCTTATAGAGCTGAATGGTGGCCTTTGAGTAATTTTTCACCATCACGTTTTTAAGGCCATTTGATGCTATGTTTTCTGGATTTGAAGAATAGACAACGCATATTATTGTCTTTAAATGACGTCCTTCCATTTGAGGGACTTCAAAAAATACAGAAGAACCTTTGCAATTGAAGGTTAACCAACATGGATACTTATCACCCGGGAGCAAAAAGCCCCCGCACCCTTGGACAGCCATATTCTGTACGAAGGAAAATAGTATCATATTATAATTGAAGAATATATTAACATTAACAATAAATTACATGCAAGGAAGAACAATCAAAACCTGtaaaattttctctttcaaaataTTGGCAATTTGGCAATTCATTCCCAATTGAATGAAAATAGATTTCGAGGAATTTTGTGATGTAGTTGCAGCTGATTCCAATTCATTATAATTAGTGGCATACAATGCCTCCAAAATTATTGCTGCATCGTGAGAAAGTTGAAGTTCTGAGCTGGACTGCACCCAAATACTTTGAAGACTTGGAAGGTGCTTTGATATCAATGATAATTCGTGGGAATTACTATGTCGTACatctaaaagaacaggaaatgaCATGATAGTAGAATTTTGAAATTGGGATGGGAGATTATTTGTTGGTGACATCCAAGACCGAATGATGGATGGAAACACATCACGTGAAAATCCTTCATAGCCGCACAAAGAAATATATACAATGCTTTTTGATCTTACAATTGAAAACGGCACTTTTGTAATTGCAGTGTTATTTGCAATCAAGGTGGTTAAAGATTCCATTTGTTCCAAGTCCTCTTCCAACTTTTCAATCTTTAAACAACCAGAAAGAATGAGAGTTTTCAGAGATTTCAACTTATAGATACTTTTTGGGAGGCTGCATAGGCTAATACAATCTTCTAAATTTATTAGAAGAATTTTATCGAGATGTCCAATGCTAGGAGAAATCTCAGACAACATTGGACAATCGGAGAGTATTAGTTGTTCAAGATTAGGCAAGTGTGAAAAGTTTGGGCTTTGTCTCAGATAATGAGAATGACTAAGCTTGAGAATTTTCAGCTTCTCTAGCCTCTGCAAGAAGAACATAAATGTTATATAGAAAACTTAGGGAAGAATCAAAAAACAATAAATTGAAGTAAATACACTGTATCACTGCTTAGTAAAACATTTCTTTAGTTATCTATTTCTGAATTCTTAAGGAAGTTTCATTATCACAACCTCTTAGCAGAAGATTTGAGGCTTTTAACAAGATGTTAAAGCAACAATATTTAATAACAAGTTTCCTAATTCCttaaaatgtttagaaaaatttGTACTTCAATTTTGAAATTTAGAAGAAATGTGTTTCTAAGAAAAAGATACTATACTAGACAAGTTGATTATTTGCCAAATTTCACCAGAGGAACTTCCAAACTAGAAACACCGACGAAAAGAAAGATGAAAACTATTTCTAAATAAGCATATATCAAAATAGTATAAAAGTTTGAGGTGCAAAAAACATGAAATCAAAATTAATACCTGGGTTTCTTTCCATAAATATTTGATATTGCTATTTTCTAACTCAATTGAAACTAAATTTCCTTGATAAAAGCGCGAGGGTATGCATGTTAAAGGAAACCCATTCCAAGAAAGCCATCTTAGATTTCTCGAAAGGTATTCAAAATCTCCATCAAGTTGTACTCCAGCAAGTTGAAGCAATCTGAGTCTCGTCATCTTTTTAAATGCATTAGTACTAAAACATTTTACACTATCTCTTGGCAACATCAAAGTCAGTCCCTCAACAACTTTTGTTCCCTATGAAATATGACAGACCAAAAATGAAAACAAGTGCACATTAAATATATGAGGCAAACTAAAAACCTTTAGATGAACCAATCATTTATTACTAAAACCTAGGAAGCACAATATAATTCAGAAAAAAAGATATGAAGTGCTTACCGTCtgttcaaataaaatattaagcgTGTCGTTACTAAACCACAACCTGCTACGCCCCTCGGGCTCCTTTGGTGATTCTTCGCGTATGATTTCTCTACCCATATTTCGTAACAAATCATGCATTCCAAGTCGGTTCCTATCATCAACAGTCACAAGGCAGCGCTCAAGAAGGACATTTATTCCAATTTCCGCATAAAGTTCACAGccatttaatatatgtataacaTCATTTCGGTCCATCCCAATAAAGAAACAAGCGATGTCAAGGAATATTTCTTTCTCAAAATCATCATTTAAACCATCATAGCTTATTTTTAACTTCTTCTGCACTTGATCATTTGGAATTCTTTTGAGCTTGTCCAATACACACTTCCATTCTGTTATCCCCCTATCACACAAATAAGACCCGAGGACTTCTAGAGCTAGCGGCAATTGCCCCGAATACTCCACTACATTTTGGGAAATTCCTGCAAAATCTTCTATAGGGCTTGCTTGCTTAAATGCATTCCAACTAAAAAGCTCAATTGATTCACTTTCATCCATTTCTTTCATTGTGTATATTTGGTCAACTCTATTAGCTCTAAGTATATGCATATCTCTAGTTGTGATGATTATTCTACTCCCTGAACCAAACCATTGACGACTTCCGCACAAAGCATTCAATTGATCCAATGTACTCACGTCATCAAGTACAAGAAATACTCTTTTTCCACAAAGTCTATCCGTTAATATAATTTTGCCCGCCTCAATGCTTGAAATCTTGGTTTTCGATTCCTTGCAAATATCAAAGAGAAGTTGTTGTTGTAAAGACACTGGTCCATCATTTTTCTCCCAAACCTCCCTTGTATTTGCTAGAAAGCTCCTAGCTTCAAAATCACAGCCAATTTTATTGTAAATGGCTTTTGCAATTGTGGTTTTGCCAATTCCTCCCATACCCCACATTCCTATTAAATGAACATCATTTAATTGTTGGATGTCTAGTAATTGAATCATATCTTGTACTCGAGTTTCAACTCCCACTGGATTATTAGCAACAAACAAGTCTGTCTTGTCTAGCAATTGTGTAACTTTTTCAACAATATCCTTGATAGCCTCATTTTCGTTCCTATTAAAAAGACAATTAAGGTTTATGTATATGTATTATGTACACACATACATCCTATATACAAATATCAAAGGAAGAGTAAACCACCAAGTTGGTCCTTGACTCCGTGAGTCACTTTCAAAAACGTCCCAGTATCATATTTCAACATGATCTCTTACTAATGTTACTAAGCTAAGTCCCTCCATCAACATTTGTTTGATAACGTCGTTAATGGCGCTTGTGTGGCCTGCGAAGTGACCTAGCTAGAGAGTCTCTCTATCAATATTTCAAAATGGTCCATGACTTATCACTTAACAGGCCACTTAAGCACACGGcatcaaaatataatttaaagATTACTCCTCAAAGTATAtggaaaatttgatataaaaaatccataaaattaaaatactataacTCAAGAGAAGACTTTTATATGCAAAATGATTTGCTCCATAGAATGATTGTTGAATTTAATTACCTTGAATTTAGTACTACAAATCCTGCAAGTCCTGCTGCCTCACGAAGCGCGGCACTCCAACTCCACCTCAGCTCCTGATTTGGCGACTCTTCGTCATACATTGAAAAACTTTTCAAAACATATCGAACAGCTTTTCCAAACCTATCATAAATCCCTTTCTTGTTTGAAAGCCTAGTTAAGAGATTTCCAAAAGCTTTTCCAAACTCGCCAGATTGATGACGAACTTCCGAGGGATCAACATCATAAAACACTGGCAAAACCACTTGCCCTATGGTTCTACGACACTCCATTATCTTCACCAA encodes:
- the LOC131630074 gene encoding disease resistance protein RPV1-like isoform X1; protein product: MDKIKMKVTEPSSSSSSKLPFPTTEQVIKIHDVFLSFRGEDTRACFTSHLCTALQNAGIKVFIDDNDLQKGDHISPSLHLAIQQSQISIVVFSINYPDSRWCLDELENIMECHRSDRQVVVPVFYHLDPSEVRNQRGEFGEAFQRLLNKMKKDVNFDLLCERELGWRATLHLAANIAGFVILNSRNESEDIKTIVDKISYLLDKTDLFITHNPVGIESRVQDVIQLLPIQSNDVLLLGMWGMGGIGKTTIAKAVYNKIGRNFKGRSFLANIRQNGRKIDGLVGLQKQLLFDIYKESPIKTQYIQSGIAILQNKPNKKKVLIVLDDVSTLEEMNTFCGSRKWFGQGSIIIITTRDMHLLNGRVDQIYNMTIMNESESIELFSWNAFKKASPTDDFNRISRNVVEYCEGLPLALEVLGSFLYHKTESEWELVLEKLKRIPNNQVQKKLRISYDGLNDDDEQEIFLDIACFFIGMDQNDVILVLKDCGLSAEIGISVLVERSLVIVDDKNILGMHGLVRDMGREIVREESPKRPEERSRLWFPKDVIDVLSRENGKYGVLGLALKLPRARGRCFSTTAFEKMERLRFLQLDEVTLIGDFEYVSKDLRWLSWNGLSQIPSNFHKENLVSIELENNKVKLLWKKTLRMEKLKILNLSHSHFLTRSPDFSNMPNLEKLVLKDCPLLSEISPSVGHLNKILLINLEDCVSLRSLPKSIYKSKSLKTLLLSGCLKIDKLEEDKIEFSTTLLTYYTAIKRVLFSVVSSKSIGYISRCCYEGFSLDAFPSIIWPWMLRYALICI
- the LOC131630074 gene encoding disease resistance protein RPV1-like isoform X2, with the protein product MECHRSDRQVVVPVFYHLDPSEVRNQRGEFGEAFQRLLNKMKKDVNFDLLCERELGWRATLHLAANIAGFVILNSRNESEDIKTIVDKISYLLDKTDLFITHNPVGIESRVQDVIQLLPIQSNDVLLLGMWGMGGIGKTTIAKAVYNKIGRNFKGRSFLANIRQNGRKIDGLVGLQKQLLFDIYKESPIKTQYIQSGIAILQNKPNKKKVLIVLDDVSTLEEMNTFCGSRKWFGQGSIIIITTRDMHLLNGRVDQIYNMTIMNESESIELFSWNAFKKASPTDDFNRISRNVVEYCEGLPLALEVLGSFLYHKTESEWELVLEKLKRIPNNQVQKKLRISYDGLNDDDEQEIFLDIACFFIGMDQNDVILVLKDCGLSAEIGISVLVERSLVIVDDKNILGMHGLVRDMGREIVREESPKRPEERSRLWFPKDVIDVLSRENGKYGVLGLALKLPRARGRCFSTTAFEKMERLRFLQLDEVTLIGDFEYVSKDLRWLSWNGLSQIPSNFHKENLVSIELENNKVKLLWKKTLRMEKLKILNLSHSHFLTRSPDFSNMPNLEKLVLKDCPLLSEISPSVGHLNKILLINLEDCVSLRSLPKSIYKSKSLKTLLLSGCLKIDKLEEDKIEFSTTLLTYYTAIKRVLFSVVSSKSIGYISRCCYEGFSLDAFPSIIWPWMLRYALICI
- the LOC131630073 gene encoding disease resistance protein RPV1-like; the encoded protein is MEDPSHQTENLVERTAAFIHEFQKAMIHEESRSTMREHEVFLSFRGEDTRSSFISHLHASLQNEGIKAFRDDDSLKRGDHISASIHQAIQKSQISVIVFSRNYADSRWCLDELVKIMECRRTIGQVVLPVFYDVDPSEVRHQSGEFGKAFGNLLTRLSNKKGIYDRFGKAVRYVLKSFSMYDEESPNQELRWSWSAALREAAGLAGFVVLNSRNENEAIKDIVEKVTQLLDKTDLFVANNPVGVETRVQDMIQLLDIQQLNDVHLIGMWGMGGIGKTTIAKAIYNKIGCDFEARSFLANTREVWEKNDGPVSLQQQLLFDICKESKTKISSIEAGKIILTDRLCGKRVFLVLDDVSTLDQLNALCGSRQWFGSGSRIIITTRDMHILRANRVDQIYTMKEMDESESIELFSWNAFKQASPIEDFAGISQNVVEYSGQLPLALEVLGSYLCDRGITEWKCVLDKLKRIPNDQVQKKLKISYDGLNDDFEKEIFLDIACFFIGMDRNDVIHILNGCELYAEIGINVLLERCLVTVDDRNRLGMHDLLRNMGREIIREESPKEPEGRSRLWFSNDTLNILFEQTGTKVVEGLTLMLPRDSVKCFSTNAFKKMTRLRLLQLAGVQLDGDFEYLSRNLRWLSWNGFPLTCIPSRFYQGNLVSIELENSNIKYLWKETQRLEKLKILKLSHSHYLRQSPNFSHLPNLEQLILSDCPMLSEISPSIGHLDKILLINLEDCISLCSLPKSIYKLKSLKTLILSGCLKIEKLEEDLEQMESLTTLIANNTAITKVPFSIVRSKSIVYISLCGYEGFSRDVFPSIIRSWMSPTNNLPSQFQNSTIMSFPVLLDVRHSNSHELSLISKHLPSLQSIWVQSSSELQLSHDAAIILEALYATNYNELESAATTSQNSSKSIFIQLGMNCQIANILKEKILQNMAVQGCGGFLLPGDKYPCWLTFNCKGSSVFFEVPQMEGRHLKTIICVVYSSNPENIASNGLKNVMVKNYSKATIQLYKREALVSLEDEEGQRLVSSIEPGNKMEVVVVFENNLFVKKTTIYLLYDEPVGRIMEQSYV